A DNA window from Allokutzneria albata contains the following coding sequences:
- a CDS encoding class II aldolase/adducin family protein, producing MNRSEQRLVDQIALGARMLSLDGHDDFNQGQISARVPGSDTFFIKNALCGFDEADPDQVVRAAVDPAAEIPSLAPPELPLHQGIYRARPDVNAIVHSHAPNTLIFGATDLELRPLSHDGAYFVDRIGLFTTTSNTVLDIGTGDAIAEELGDGEAVLLRNHGGVIVGKSVRHAAVFAQVLERACRLQLAAESSGVPYTWSTEWDVTLKRDFIYADLSVRSYWDYAVRRVNRHWPETASWA from the coding sequence GTGAACAGATCAGAACAGCGCTTGGTCGACCAGATCGCGCTCGGGGCGCGGATGCTGTCCCTCGACGGCCACGACGACTTCAACCAGGGGCAGATCTCCGCGCGCGTCCCGGGTTCGGACACGTTCTTCATCAAGAACGCCCTGTGCGGCTTCGACGAGGCTGATCCGGACCAGGTCGTGCGCGCCGCGGTGGACCCGGCCGCCGAGATCCCGTCGCTCGCGCCCCCGGAACTGCCGCTGCACCAAGGCATCTACCGAGCCCGGCCCGATGTGAACGCGATCGTGCACAGCCACGCCCCGAACACGTTGATCTTCGGAGCGACCGATCTGGAGCTGCGTCCGCTGTCCCACGACGGCGCGTACTTCGTCGACCGGATCGGCCTGTTCACCACCACGAGCAACACCGTGCTCGACATCGGGACCGGCGACGCGATCGCCGAAGAACTCGGCGACGGGGAAGCCGTCCTGCTGCGCAACCACGGCGGTGTGATCGTCGGCAAGAGCGTGCGGCACGCGGCGGTGTTCGCCCAGGTGCTGGAACGCGCGTGCCGATTGCAGCTCGCCGCGGAGTCCTCCGGCGTCCCGTACACGTGGTCCACGGAGTGGGATGTGACGCTGAAGCGGGACTTCATCTACGCCGATCTCTCCGTTCGGTCCTATTGGGACTACGCGGTGCGCAGGGTGAATCGGCACTGGCCGGAGACCGCGAGTTGGGCGTGA
- a CDS encoding MFS transporter — protein sequence MTIRTLMVSQAFGSVGVSSGFVVSTLLAANLAPSASLAGLAQTASTVGSAAAAGVLALLATEKGRRAALRAGYLVGAFGAVTCLLGAAFGSFWTFVLGMVSYGAAAAANLQARYAAADGAPAGRRGRALSLIVWITTIGAVLGPNTIGLAATVGLPDLSGSFVFALVGFLVAAAIVHLLPVAHVASENVSYESFQGSRLPLLSLCAGHAAMIAVMSMTSLHMKHGGADLVSVGVVFSVHMAGMYAFSPVFGFVADRWGPWRSSVLGHVVLLASFAFSAASFLVVGLLLLGLGWSCVLVSSSAAMERRAQGLSDVLMNVCAAIAGLGAGVVLDLLGFVALNAVCAALVILVLGCYFFCRTR from the coding sequence GTGACCATCCGGACCCTGATGGTCAGCCAGGCTTTCGGGAGCGTCGGGGTGTCGAGCGGGTTCGTGGTGTCGACCCTGCTCGCCGCGAACCTGGCGCCCTCGGCGAGCCTGGCCGGGCTGGCGCAGACCGCGTCCACCGTGGGGTCGGCGGCGGCAGCCGGAGTTCTCGCACTGCTCGCCACGGAGAAGGGGCGGCGAGCGGCGCTTCGCGCGGGCTACCTCGTCGGCGCCTTCGGAGCGGTGACCTGCTTGCTGGGGGCGGCTTTCGGCTCGTTCTGGACGTTCGTGCTCGGCATGGTGAGCTACGGGGCGGCGGCAGCCGCGAACCTCCAGGCCCGCTATGCGGCGGCGGACGGCGCGCCCGCGGGCAGGCGTGGGCGGGCGTTGTCGCTGATCGTGTGGATCACGACGATCGGTGCGGTGCTGGGGCCGAACACCATCGGGCTCGCCGCGACGGTGGGGTTGCCCGATCTCTCCGGCAGCTTCGTGTTCGCATTGGTGGGTTTCCTGGTCGCGGCCGCGATCGTCCACTTGCTCCCCGTCGCGCATGTGGCCTCTGAAAATGTTTCGTACGAAAGTTTTCAGGGGTCCCGGCTGCCGTTGTTGTCACTGTGCGCCGGGCACGCGGCGATGATCGCGGTGATGTCGATGACCTCGCTGCACATGAAGCACGGCGGGGCTGACCTGGTGTCGGTCGGTGTGGTCTTCAGCGTGCACATGGCAGGCATGTACGCGTTCTCGCCGGTGTTCGGCTTCGTCGCCGACCGATGGGGGCCGTGGCGGAGCAGCGTGCTCGGGCACGTGGTGTTGCTGGCCTCGTTCGCTTTCTCGGCGGCGTCGTTCTTGGTGGTGGGCCTGTTGTTGCTCGGGCTCGGGTGGTCCTGCGTGCTGGTGTCGTCGTCCGCGGCGATGGAGCGGCGCGCACAGGGCTTGTCGGACGTGCTGATGAACGTCTGCGCCGCTATTGCCGGGCTGGGCGCGGGCGTGGTGCTGGACCTGCTCGGCTTCGTGGCGCTCAACGCTGTCTGCGCCGCTCTCGTGATCCTCGTTCTGGGATGCTACTTCTTCTGTAGGACAAGATGA
- a CDS encoding FecCD family ABC transporter permease, whose protein sequence is MTARPRTVVACCLLAASAFLLLCLEITIGDFPLTVPEVVAGLVGSGDPAALLVINEIRLPRALVGLLIGVAFGVGGLLFQALARNPLASPDVIGVTDGANTFAVATLLTGAGAGLGMSTMAVLGGITVSAIVVALSWKQGTTGIRIVLVGIGMAALCGSVTDYLLLKSGAFQAQQAVVWLTGSLSGRTWDSVPSLAVAVVLLVPAALLLGKWLAGLELGEETARGLGVPVQAARLAIMAVGVGLVSFATAAAGPVAFVALLAPQIAQRLVRPSVPPLLTSGLVGAVVVLAADLLARTLLSSGELPVGVVTGVVGAPVLLWLLAKSFR, encoded by the coding sequence GTGACCGCCCGGCCCAGGACGGTCGTCGCCTGCTGCCTTCTCGCGGCGAGCGCGTTCTTGTTGCTGTGCCTGGAGATCACCATCGGTGACTTCCCGCTGACCGTGCCCGAGGTCGTGGCGGGCCTGGTCGGTTCCGGCGACCCCGCGGCACTGCTGGTGATCAACGAGATCCGGCTGCCGCGCGCGCTGGTCGGCCTGCTGATCGGGGTCGCCTTCGGCGTCGGCGGGCTGCTCTTCCAAGCCCTGGCAAGGAATCCGCTCGCCAGCCCGGACGTGATCGGTGTGACCGACGGAGCGAACACCTTCGCCGTCGCGACCCTGCTGACCGGAGCCGGCGCCGGGCTCGGCATGTCGACGATGGCCGTGCTGGGCGGGATCACCGTGTCCGCCATCGTGGTCGCTCTGTCGTGGAAGCAGGGCACCACCGGCATCCGCATCGTGCTCGTCGGCATCGGCATGGCCGCGCTGTGCGGCAGCGTCACCGACTACCTGCTGCTCAAGTCCGGCGCTTTCCAAGCGCAGCAGGCTGTCGTGTGGCTGACCGGCAGCCTCAGCGGTCGCACCTGGGACAGCGTCCCCTCGCTGGCGGTCGCCGTGGTGCTGCTCGTGCCCGCCGCCCTGCTGCTCGGGAAGTGGCTGGCAGGCTTGGAACTCGGCGAGGAGACCGCCCGCGGCCTCGGCGTCCCCGTCCAGGCCGCCCGCCTGGCGATCATGGCCGTGGGCGTCGGCCTCGTGTCCTTCGCGACCGCCGCTGCCGGTCCGGTCGCGTTCGTCGCGCTGCTCGCCCCGCAGATCGCGCAACGCCTCGTCCGCCCCTCCGTCCCGCCGCTGCTGACTTCGGGTTTGGTCGGCGCGGTCGTGGTGCTGGCGGCCGATCTCCTCGCGCGCACGCTGCTGTCCTCCGGCGAGCTACCGGTGGGCGTGGTGACCGGCGTGGTCGGCGCCCCGGTCCTGCTGTGGCTGCTCGCCAAGAGTTTCCGTTGA
- a CDS encoding universal stress protein, translated as MSTCSHRNTIVVGVDGSEPSVQALRWGFKEALLRDASVTAAIFWTPPGISPSSMPIPVVTPMDDETEVYREVLTEALRRARPGYEQVPVLEVVEPGLAGARLVELAEGGEMLVLGSHGHGHVMTALMGSVSAAVIRKANCPVVVIPTRLVAELEPSCAR; from the coding sequence ATGTCCACTTGCTCGCACCGCAACACGATCGTCGTCGGGGTCGACGGCTCCGAACCGAGCGTCCAGGCGCTGCGCTGGGGCTTCAAGGAAGCGCTGCTGCGCGACGCGTCGGTGACCGCCGCGATCTTCTGGACCCCGCCGGGGATCTCGCCGTCGAGCATGCCGATCCCGGTGGTGACGCCGATGGACGACGAGACCGAGGTCTACCGCGAGGTGCTGACCGAGGCGCTGCGCCGGGCCCGCCCCGGCTACGAGCAGGTGCCGGTCCTGGAGGTGGTCGAGCCGGGCCTCGCGGGCGCGCGCCTGGTCGAGCTGGCCGAGGGCGGGGAGATGCTGGTGCTCGGCAGCCACGGGCACGGGCACGTGATGACGGCGCTGATGGGCTCGGTGAGCGCGGCGGTGATCCGCAAGGCGAACTGCCCGGTCGTGGTGATCCCGACCCGGCTGGTGGCCGAGCTGGAGCCGTCCTGCGCCCGGTAG
- a CDS encoding HNH endonuclease signature motif containing protein, which produces MKRHLAQGDDYKSTGDGLVERLQDWETVAALVLAAATDTATEAESQGLHTAHSCKNLAVLLRSKVKLEPAEAQRRARLVHELPALPATRERMYAGEISGRHALVIADAVKRIPSERKDEAEQYLARVAPTMHPRDLMLTGKYLRSVLDPDGTFRDEQEAVARRELRMASDQDGSLHLKGVFPLIAGQKIKTVLDALAKPRTVDGEKDPRTAGQRYADAFEEVIDLAMATGDLPETGGRRPTVVVTMDFEKLLAMLGSGSTATGDAVSAGLVRQMCCDAGILPTVLGGDSEPLDLGRERRTASVAQRKALAVRDKGCAFPGCDRPPGWTEAHHVWHWIDGGPTDLDNLVLLCVHHHHVMHEQEWRIVFEHGIPSFIPPRWIDVEQKPLRNIRVDYPLTL; this is translated from the coding sequence ATGAAACGCCATCTCGCGCAGGGCGATGACTATAAGTCCACCGGTGACGGGTTGGTGGAGCGGTTGCAGGACTGGGAGACGGTGGCGGCGTTGGTTCTCGCCGCGGCCACTGATACCGCGACCGAGGCGGAGTCCCAAGGGCTGCACACCGCGCACAGCTGTAAGAACCTCGCGGTGCTGTTGCGGTCGAAGGTGAAACTGGAACCTGCTGAAGCGCAGCGGCGTGCCCGTCTGGTGCATGAACTCCCCGCGTTGCCCGCGACCCGGGAGCGGATGTATGCGGGGGAGATCAGCGGCAGGCATGCGCTGGTGATCGCCGACGCGGTCAAACGCATCCCGTCTGAGCGCAAGGATGAGGCTGAGCAGTACTTGGCGCGGGTGGCGCCGACGATGCACCCCCGCGACCTCATGCTCACCGGCAAGTACCTGCGCAGTGTCCTCGACCCCGACGGCACCTTCCGCGACGAACAAGAAGCCGTCGCCCGCCGCGAACTACGCATGGCCAGTGACCAGGACGGGTCGCTGCACCTCAAGGGCGTCTTCCCGCTCATCGCCGGACAGAAGATCAAAACTGTCCTCGATGCGCTGGCAAAGCCGCGCACCGTCGACGGGGAGAAAGACCCCCGAACGGCAGGACAGCGGTATGCCGATGCGTTCGAGGAAGTGATCGACCTGGCCATGGCCACCGGGGATCTCCCCGAGACCGGAGGACGACGCCCCACCGTGGTGGTGACCATGGACTTCGAGAAACTCCTGGCGATGCTGGGCAGTGGCAGCACGGCTACCGGAGACGCGGTGTCGGCGGGGTTGGTGCGGCAGATGTGCTGCGACGCCGGGATCCTCCCCACCGTCCTCGGCGGCGACAGTGAACCCCTCGACCTCGGACGCGAGCGACGGACCGCTTCGGTCGCCCAGCGCAAGGCATTAGCGGTGCGGGACAAGGGATGCGCCTTCCCCGGCTGTGATCGGCCACCAGGGTGGACGGAAGCCCACCACGTCTGGCACTGGATCGACGGCGGACCCACCGACCTCGACAACCTCGTCCTGCTCTGCGTGCATCACCACCACGTCATGCACGAGCAGGAATGGAGGATCGTCTTCGAGCACGGGATACCGAGCTTCATCCCGCCGCGGTGGATCGATGTCGAGCAGAAGCCGCTGCGCAACATCAGAGTGGACTACCCACTCACGCTCTAA
- a CDS encoding FAD-binding dehydrogenase — MAAEASADVIVVGAGLAGLVATAELADAGRKVLLLDQEPPASLGGQAHWSFGGLFFVDSPEQRRMRIRDSHELALQDWMGTAGFDRDCDTWPRRWAEAYVDFAAGEKRAWLKAQGMKFFPVVGWAERGGYDAMGHGNSVPRFHITWGTGPGVVEPFLRRVRAAVDKGLVVVKTRHRVDELTVTAGSVDGVRGHVLEHSDVARGEKSSRVEVRPFEFSAQAVVVTSGGIGGNHDLVRRNWPERLGTPPKHMLSGVPAHVDGRMIGITEKAGGNAINGDRMWHYTEGIQNWNPIWPMHGIRILPGPSSLWLDARGRRLPVPLFPGFDTLGTLEHIMRSGYEHTWFVLTQKIIEKEFALSGSEQNPDLTGRSVRGVLGRALPGAPGPVEAFKKHGADFIVENDLKTLIARMNALTPEPLLDEAQVEREIRARDREILNPFTKDLQITALRGARNYLGDKLIRVATPHRLLDPKAGPLIAVRLSIITRKSLGGLETDLDARVLQASGEPLAGVYAAGEAAGFGGGGMHGYRALEGTFLGGCIFSGRVAGRAAAAATA, encoded by the coding sequence ATGGCGGCAGAGGCGAGCGCGGACGTGATCGTCGTCGGAGCGGGGCTGGCCGGGTTGGTGGCCACCGCGGAGCTGGCCGACGCCGGTCGGAAGGTGCTGCTGCTCGACCAGGAGCCGCCCGCCTCCCTCGGCGGCCAGGCGCACTGGTCCTTCGGCGGACTGTTCTTCGTGGACTCGCCGGAGCAGCGCCGGATGCGCATCCGCGACTCCCACGAGCTGGCCCTGCAGGACTGGATGGGCACCGCGGGCTTCGACCGCGACTGCGACACCTGGCCGCGCCGCTGGGCCGAGGCGTACGTGGACTTCGCCGCGGGGGAGAAGCGCGCGTGGCTCAAGGCGCAGGGCATGAAGTTCTTCCCGGTCGTCGGCTGGGCCGAGCGCGGCGGCTACGACGCCATGGGCCACGGCAACTCCGTGCCCCGCTTCCACATCACCTGGGGCACCGGTCCCGGTGTGGTGGAGCCGTTCCTGCGGCGCGTGCGCGCGGCTGTCGACAAGGGGCTGGTGGTCGTGAAGACCCGGCACCGGGTCGATGAGCTCACCGTCACCGCGGGCTCCGTCGACGGGGTGCGCGGCCACGTGCTGGAGCACAGCGACGTGGCGCGCGGCGAGAAGAGCTCGCGGGTCGAGGTGCGGCCGTTCGAGTTCTCCGCGCAAGCGGTCGTCGTCACCTCCGGCGGGATCGGCGGCAACCACGACCTGGTGCGCCGCAACTGGCCGGAGCGGCTCGGCACGCCGCCGAAGCACATGCTCAGCGGGGTGCCCGCGCACGTGGACGGCCGGATGATCGGGATCACCGAGAAGGCGGGCGGCAACGCCATCAACGGCGACCGGATGTGGCACTACACCGAGGGAATCCAGAACTGGAACCCGATCTGGCCGATGCACGGCATCCGCATCCTGCCCGGCCCGTCCTCGCTGTGGCTGGACGCGCGCGGCAGGCGGCTGCCGGTGCCGCTGTTCCCCGGCTTCGACACCCTGGGCACGCTGGAGCACATCATGCGCAGCGGGTACGAGCACACGTGGTTCGTGCTCACCCAGAAGATCATCGAGAAGGAGTTCGCGCTCTCGGGCTCCGAGCAGAACCCCGACCTCACCGGGCGCAGCGTGCGCGGGGTGCTCGGCAGGGCGCTGCCCGGCGCGCCCGGTCCGGTCGAGGCGTTCAAGAAGCACGGCGCCGACTTCATCGTCGAGAACGACCTGAAGACGCTGATCGCGCGGATGAACGCGCTGACCCCGGAGCCGCTGCTGGACGAGGCCCAGGTCGAGCGCGAGATCCGCGCCCGCGACCGGGAGATCCTCAACCCGTTCACCAAGGACCTCCAGATCACCGCGCTACGCGGGGCCCGGAACTACCTGGGCGACAAGCTGATCCGCGTCGCCACACCGCACCGCCTGCTCGACCCGAAGGCCGGACCGCTGATCGCGGTGCGGCTGTCGATCATCACGCGGAAGAGCCTGGGCGGCCTGGAGACCGATCTGGACGCGCGCGTGCTGCAGGCTTCGGGCGAGCCGTTGGCAGGCGTCTACGCGGCGGGTGAAGCGGCCGGGTTCGGTGGCGGTGGCATGCACGGGTACCGCGCGCTGGAGGGCACGTTCCTCGGCGGCTGCATCTTCTCCGGCCGAGTGGCGGGCCGGGCGGCCGCGGCGGCGACCGCCTAG
- a CDS encoding FecCD family ABC transporter permease → MTWGNALTWRRRIGLLLALAGLAACALVSIMVGSRWLGVGAVLDALLRPGDELAGADPTVAIVWGLRVPRTGFGLAVGAALGMAGALMQGLTRNPLADPGLLGVSAGASLAVVLSTGVLGVTSLTGYIWFAFAGAAVAAVVVFLLAARGVGGATPTKLALAGAGVTAMIGSLTTSLLLSDAATLDRYRFWSVGALSGQDPATLLQVLPFLAAGALLAAVVAPGMNVLSLGEDAARGLGQRIGLIRIAGVVAITLLAGAGVAVCGPIAFVGLVVPHIARAICGPDHRWVLAYSAVLAPALLLAADVFGRLVAYPDELHVGIVVAALGAPFFIAFVRRSRVAEL, encoded by the coding sequence GTGACGTGGGGAAACGCTCTCACCTGGCGGCGGCGGATCGGCCTGCTGCTCGCGCTGGCCGGCCTGGCGGCGTGCGCGCTGGTGTCGATCATGGTCGGCAGCCGCTGGCTCGGCGTCGGCGCCGTGCTGGACGCGCTGCTGCGCCCCGGCGACGAGCTCGCCGGAGCCGATCCGACTGTGGCGATCGTCTGGGGCCTGCGCGTGCCCAGGACCGGCTTCGGCCTCGCCGTGGGCGCGGCGCTGGGCATGGCGGGCGCGCTGATGCAGGGGCTGACCCGCAACCCGCTGGCCGACCCCGGCCTGCTCGGGGTGAGCGCGGGCGCGTCGCTGGCCGTGGTGCTGTCCACCGGTGTCCTGGGGGTCACCTCGCTCACCGGCTACATCTGGTTCGCCTTCGCGGGCGCCGCGGTGGCCGCCGTGGTGGTGTTCCTCCTCGCCGCACGAGGGGTCGGCGGGGCCACCCCCACCAAGCTCGCCCTGGCCGGGGCCGGGGTCACCGCGATGATCGGCTCGCTGACCACGAGCCTGCTGCTGTCCGACGCCGCCACCCTGGACCGCTACCGCTTCTGGTCGGTCGGTGCCCTCAGCGGCCAGGACCCGGCGACACTGCTCCAGGTGCTGCCGTTCCTCGCGGCGGGCGCGCTGCTCGCGGCGGTGGTCGCGCCCGGGATGAACGTGCTCTCGCTCGGTGAGGACGCCGCGCGCGGGCTCGGCCAGCGGATCGGCCTGATCCGGATCGCCGGGGTCGTCGCGATCACGCTGCTCGCCGGAGCGGGGGTGGCGGTCTGCGGGCCGATCGCGTTCGTCGGCCTGGTCGTTCCGCACATCGCACGGGCGATCTGCGGCCCCGACCACCGCTGGGTGCTCGCGTACTCGGCAGTGCTCGCGCCCGCCTTGTTGTTGGCGGCCGACGTGTTCGGGCGGCTCGTCGCCTACCCGGACGAGCTGCACGTCGGCATCGTGGTCGCCGCGCTCGGCGCGCCGTTCTTCATCGCTTTCGTCCGCCGCAGCCGGGTGGCCGAGCTGTGA
- a CDS encoding ABC transporter substrate-binding protein translates to MSTTRRAFLGGMGLLALGACGSPRGAAGGTAWEFTDDRGRKAGRPSRPQRVVAQITAAAALWDLGIRPVGVFGPQKRPDGSNEVMIGNVDLSTTQSVGITYGEFNVDKFLSLRPDLVVTVMYGDELWYIPKEPTPTIESVAPIIGIRLNGRSARTNIESFVKLAADLGADTKAPAVTEAKTDFDRAAEGLSAAAKSGLKVLVVSANKDKLYIATPTYHGDLKLFQELGVDVVVPNAGKDAFESLSWEQADRYPADVILVDSRAATSIPRAELNAIPTWSRHPAVRAGQVFEWAAETPYSYNRFAPVLRSLTDALGKSRRV, encoded by the coding sequence ATGAGCACGACACGACGCGCTTTCCTCGGCGGCATGGGTTTGCTCGCCCTGGGCGCCTGCGGTTCCCCGCGCGGCGCCGCGGGCGGAACCGCCTGGGAGTTCACCGACGACCGCGGCCGCAAGGCCGGGAGGCCGTCCCGCCCGCAGCGCGTCGTCGCCCAGATCACCGCCGCCGCTGCCCTGTGGGACCTCGGCATCCGCCCCGTCGGGGTGTTCGGCCCGCAGAAGCGCCCCGACGGCTCCAACGAGGTCATGATCGGCAACGTGGACCTGTCCACCACGCAGTCCGTCGGCATCACCTACGGCGAGTTCAACGTCGACAAGTTCCTGTCGCTGCGCCCCGACCTCGTCGTGACCGTGATGTACGGCGACGAGCTGTGGTACATCCCGAAGGAGCCCACGCCCACCATCGAGTCCGTCGCCCCCATCATCGGCATCAGGCTCAACGGCCGCTCCGCCCGCACCAACATCGAGTCCTTCGTCAAGCTCGCCGCGGACCTCGGCGCCGACACCAAGGCCCCCGCCGTCACCGAGGCGAAGACCGATTTCGACCGTGCCGCCGAGGGCTTGTCCGCCGCCGCCAAGTCCGGCTTGAAGGTGCTCGTCGTCAGCGCCAACAAGGACAAGCTCTACATCGCCACCCCCACCTACCACGGCGATCTGAAGCTCTTCCAGGAGCTCGGCGTCGACGTCGTCGTCCCCAACGCGGGCAAGGACGCCTTCGAGTCCCTGAGCTGGGAGCAGGCCGACCGCTACCCCGCCGACGTCATCCTCGTCGACAGCCGCGCCGCCACTTCCATCCCGCGCGCCGAGCTGAACGCGATCCCGACGTGGTCCCGTCACCCCGCGGTGAGGGCAGGTCAGGTCTTCGAGTGGGCTGCGGAAACTCCCTACAGCTACAACCGTTTCGCCCCGGTGCTCCGCTCGCTGACCGACGCGCTCGGCAAGTCCCGCCGCGTATAG
- a CDS encoding aminoglycoside phosphotransferase family protein, with amino-acid sequence MPLLPPTHTENDHALRPGVTAILARHGLSDQPTRFEDGSLPVYAVNDDLVLKLYPPVHQDECARESGVLKDLTGALPIPTPEVVATGELEGWGYLLMTRLHGRNLGEVWPELSGTERDGLAEQLGEALAALHKTAVPTLPEVDWGKFVIGQRARLLDHHRERGLDAVWLDQLAGFLDTVDLITPHAPVALHTEVMPAHLLTHNGKLSGLYDFEPAMRGAREYEFAAVGLFFARGDGRVLRRVLKAYGFTDVGPELSRRLLGMTIIHVYSDLGWYMRELGVPAEKTLDALARHWFPL; translated from the coding sequence ATGCCCCTGCTCCCACCCACGCACACCGAGAACGACCACGCCCTCCGCCCAGGCGTCACCGCGATCCTCGCCCGCCACGGTCTTTCCGACCAACCCACAAGGTTCGAAGACGGGTCGCTACCCGTGTACGCGGTGAATGACGACCTCGTCCTCAAGCTGTACCCACCGGTGCACCAGGACGAGTGCGCACGCGAGTCCGGCGTGCTGAAAGACCTCACCGGCGCGCTGCCGATCCCGACGCCGGAAGTGGTTGCCACGGGCGAATTGGAGGGCTGGGGCTATCTCCTCATGACTCGGCTGCACGGCCGGAACCTGGGCGAGGTCTGGCCGGAGCTGAGCGGAACGGAACGCGACGGGCTGGCGGAGCAGCTGGGCGAAGCCTTGGCAGCACTGCACAAAACCGCCGTGCCGACGCTTCCGGAGGTCGACTGGGGCAAGTTCGTGATCGGACAGCGCGCGCGGCTGCTGGACCACCATCGCGAGCGCGGGCTGGACGCGGTGTGGCTTGATCAGCTCGCCGGGTTCCTGGACACGGTTGACCTGATCACGCCGCATGCGCCGGTGGCGCTGCACACCGAGGTGATGCCCGCGCATCTGCTGACACACAACGGAAAACTCAGCGGGCTCTACGACTTCGAGCCTGCGATGCGCGGCGCGCGGGAGTACGAGTTCGCGGCGGTCGGGCTGTTCTTCGCGCGCGGTGACGGCAGAGTCCTGCGGCGGGTGCTGAAGGCGTACGGCTTCACCGACGTCGGGCCGGAGCTGTCCCGCCGGCTGCTCGGGATGACGATCATCCACGTGTACAGCGACCTCGGCTGGTACATGCGCGAGCTGGGCGTCCCGGCCGAGAAGACCCTGGACGCCCTTGCCCGCCACTGGTTCCCGCTCTAG
- a CDS encoding condensation domain-containing protein → MIPSFAQHQRLVGGRHVHALSNTVAIGLRLVGALNVDALSRAVAELLRRHEALRMVFPGDDSVELHTDGAPLWTIEADDPSRALEILVRNASRPFDLARGPLFRVTLVRVAPTLHLLGLELDHQITDGWSNRVLVQDLLHLYSAFAADEAPPPPPAALRFASFAEQERSRNFDRQVHYWRKQLAGISLVPDSGLRDRPGSPGVGEVSVTVDAAPIVDFARSHGVSPVPVITAAVQAVTWKRRLSWMRPDEAADVAIISWLANRIAPLVDHTVGYFATRTVLRTDLSGDPGFAEVVDRASRTLWGALRHQRVPHAALLRLLEPGRYGSIYDGAAPAFLELNVSSGMQLPRMPGLLVEQVEVPLVRVPAGGLKVSGLLAGGELVLRMAYREELFSSEWCEGFLGDVRGYVVAGVQDPAVCL, encoded by the coding sequence ATGATTCCTTCCTTCGCTCAGCACCAGCGGCTCGTCGGCGGACGGCATGTGCACGCGTTGTCCAACACGGTCGCGATCGGACTGCGGCTCGTCGGCGCGCTCAACGTGGACGCGCTGAGCCGTGCCGTTGCCGAGCTGCTCCGCCGGCACGAGGCACTGCGCATGGTCTTCCCGGGCGATGACTCCGTGGAGCTGCACACCGATGGTGCTCCACTGTGGACGATCGAGGCGGATGACCCGTCGCGTGCGCTGGAGATCCTGGTCCGCAACGCTTCCCGCCCGTTCGACCTCGCGCGGGGCCCGCTGTTCCGGGTGACCTTGGTGCGCGTGGCGCCCACGTTGCACCTGCTCGGCCTCGAACTCGACCACCAGATCACCGACGGCTGGTCGAACCGCGTCCTCGTCCAGGACCTGCTTCACCTCTACTCGGCGTTCGCCGCCGACGAGGCGCCACCCCCACCGCCCGCCGCGCTGCGCTTCGCGAGCTTCGCCGAGCAGGAGCGCTCACGGAACTTCGACCGCCAAGTGCACTACTGGCGCAAGCAACTCGCCGGGATCTCCCTCGTCCCCGACTCCGGCCTGCGCGACCGCCCCGGCTCGCCCGGCGTCGGCGAAGTGTCGGTCACCGTGGACGCGGCCCCCATCGTGGACTTCGCGCGCTCGCACGGCGTCAGCCCGGTCCCCGTGATCACCGCCGCCGTCCAGGCCGTGACGTGGAAGCGCCGCCTCTCGTGGATGCGCCCCGACGAGGCCGCCGACGTGGCCATCATCAGCTGGCTCGCCAACCGCATCGCCCCGCTGGTCGACCACACCGTCGGCTACTTCGCCACGCGCACCGTCCTGCGCACCGACCTCAGCGGCGACCCGGGCTTCGCCGAGGTGGTCGACCGGGCCTCCCGCACGTTGTGGGGCGCACTGCGGCACCAGCGCGTTCCGCACGCGGCCTTGCTGCGGTTGTTGGAGCCTGGGCGATATGGGTCGATTTATGATGGGGCGGCTCCGGCGTTCTTGGAGCTGAACGTTTCTTCTGGGATGCAGCTGCCTCGGATGCCGGGGTTGTTGGTGGAGCAGGTTGAAGTGCCGTTGGTTCGGGTGCCTGCTGGGGGGTTGAAGGTGTCCGGGTTGTTGGCGGGGGGCGAGTTGGTGTTGCGGATGGCATATCGGGAGGAGTTGTTTTCTTCGGAGTGGTGCGAGGGGTTTTTGGGGGATGTTCGAGGGTATGTCGTGGCGGGGGTTCAGGATCCTGCCGTGTGTTTGTGA